The window GAAGAGAAGCGCCCTGGTCGAGAACTCGGCCCCGGAACCGTTGACGAGGACTACGCCCGCCATGACCATGACGAGGGCGATGAGCTTCTCCCTCCTCAGGGGTTCTTTGAAGATCAACCTGCCCAGAACTATCGAGTACACCGGGGCGGTGTAGAGGAGAAGGACCGCGAAGGAGACTGACGAGATGGTCACCGTGTAGAAGTAGAGGGTATAGAAGAGGAAGATGCTGAAGAATCCGTAGATGGCGTAGAACTTCAGCCTCTCCCTCCCTATGGACAGTCCAATCCCCCTGAGCTCAAGGTACGTACCGAGGAGCATCAGCGCGAAGAGAACGCGGTAAAAGACCATCGTGAACGGACTGAGGCCAAAGCCGTCGAGGTACTTGGCAAATATGCCAAGGGTACCCCAGCTCGACGCGGCGAGAAAAACTAAGAGGTATCCCCTCCTCATGGGCTCACCTCAGAGGGTGGGGCCAACCGGAAGGCGCCTCTTATGCTCGCTGCCCCTCACCAGTCTTTCGACGTATTCGACCATCTCGACGCTTATTCCAAGCTCCCTCGCTATTTCAGCCTTCTCCATTCCAAGGTCAACCATGCGCCAGAGTATCTCGTCGAGGAGGCGGTAGCTTATCCCGAGCTCGTCCTCGTCCGTCTGCCCCTCCCACAGGCCGGCCGACGGCTTCTTTTTGATTATCCTCTCCGGAACTCCAAGGAGCTTTGCTATCTCCCAGACCTCGGTCTTGTAGATGTTTATGAGAGGAGCGTAGTCGCTGGCACCGTCGCCCCATTTCGTGAAGTACCCAGTGAGAACCTCGCTCCTGTTGCTGGTTCCGAGGACGAGGCGGTTCATTGCGTTGGCGTGGGCGTAGAGGAGCACCATCCTCGTCCTTGCCATCACGTTCCCCCTGCTCTTGATGTCGAGCCTTCCAACGGCCCTCTCGAACTCATCGACGATGGGCTTTATGTTGACTATTTTGTAATCAATCCCCAGGCTTTCGCATACCAGCCGGGCGTCGTCAAGGTCGCGGTTCTCGTAGTAGGGCATTATCAGGCCGAGAACCCTCTCCTTTCCGAGGGCCTCCACGGCGAGATATGCAACGGTGGCGCTGTCTATGCCCCCGCTTATACCAACAACGACGCCCTCGGCGCCGGCCCCATCAACGCTCTCCCTTATGAACCCGGTTATCCTCCCAATGACAGCGCTGTAATCAAGCTCCCTCATCTCCTACCCTCCTTCACATCCCTCAGTAGCTGGGAGTACCCCATGAAAGCCATAACAACCCCAACCAGCATCAGCACGAAGGCCACCACCGAGTAGATGGCGTAGGGGTAGTCAATGGCCGTCGCGCTGTAAGTATAGTTCACGCTCCCGTTAAAAATGTATATCACCGGCCTCTCGCTCGGGTGGAGCGTTATCTCGCGGTTCACAATCGTGTAGTTGGTCATTTCGGTCCCCCGAATCAGGGAGAGGTTGGCACCCGAAGAGGAGAGGATCAGCGTTCTGTTGTGGTACAGATACTCAGTCTCGAATTTATCATCACCCAGGTAGTGCATTCCCTCCCCCAGGGTCCCACTGGCCGAATAGACCTTGCCAACGCGGTAGAAACCCGCCGCAGATATAACGAGGGCGAGGACGAGCATTATCAGGCCAGCCTTGAGAAGAGGGTACTCCATGGCATCCCTGAACGTTCCCATAGGCATCACCCAGAGTAAAGAAAAGAAGAAGATCAGTACTTGCCGACGAGGTGGCACTCCGCAAAGTGGTTGTGCTCGTACTCGACGAGCTGCGGGTGCTTGGCGTCGCAGAGTCCCTTCTGGGCGTAGATGCACCTCGGGTGGAAGCGGCATCCGGGCGGTATGTCAACAGCGTTGGGAACCTCACCCTTGATGGGCAGCTCCTTGATGACGTTTCTGCGCTCCGGTTTGGGCTCCGGAACGGCCGCTAAGAGAGCCCTTGTGTACGGGTGGAGCGGGTTGTCGATGACCTTCTCGACCGGTCCCATCTCGACTATCCTACCCAGGTACATGACCGCCATCCAGTCGGCAAAGTACCTCGCTGTGGACATGTCGTGGGTGATGTAGAGGTAGGTGACGCCCATCTTCTCCTTGAGCTCCTTCATCAGCTCGAGAACCTCAGCACGGATGGACACGTCAAGCATCGAGACCGGCTCGTCGGCGACGACGAAGGTCGGGTTAAGGATGAGGGCCCTTGCTATAGCCACACGCTGCCTCTGACCACCGGAGAGCATGTGCGGGAACCTGCCGACGTAGTCCTCCGGGGGGGTTATCTTGACCATCTCGAGGGCCTTGTATATGAGCTCCTCACGCTCGGCCTTGGTCTCACCGATGCCGTGTATGAGCAGCGGCTCCTCGAGGATGTCGAATATCCTAAACCTCGGGTTCATTGAACTGAACGGGTCCTGGAATATCATCTGCACGTGCCTGCGGTAGTTGAGTATCTCCTCCTTGGTCTTGACGTGGGTGACGTCGTTGCCCTCGAGGTATATCCTTCCGTCCGTCGGCTCGAGGAGCTTGACGATGAGCTTTCCGGTGGTTGATTTACCACAGCCGCTCTCACCAACCAGGGCGAAGACCTGTTGCTTGTATATCTCGAAGCTTATGCCGTCAACGGCGTGAACCTTCTTCTGCGGGGCACCCTTGATGGTGTCCACGAAGCCTCTCTTGATGGGGAAGTACTTCTTGAGGTTTTCAACTTTAAGTACCGGCTCGGCCATTTCTCACACCTCACAGCAGCCAGCATGCGGCGTAGTGGTCCTTATCAACTTCCTTCAGCTCGGGCTCCTGCTCCTTACAGACCTGCATAACGTATGGGCACCTCGGGTTGAAGCGGCATCCCTTCGGCGGGTTGATGAGGTTGGGCGGCTGTCCCGGAATGAACTCAAGCCTCTCAATGTCCTCGTGGAGCCTCGGTATAGCTGAGAGGAGCTTCTGGGTGTACGGGTGGGCCGGCTCGTAGTAGATCTTCTCGCTGTCTCCAATCTCGACGATCTTGCCCGCGTACATGATGGCAACGCGGTCGCTGATCTCGGCGAGGATGCTGAGGTCGTGGGTGATGAATATCATGGAGAGACCGAGCTCCTTCTTGAGCTTCTTCAGGAGGTTGATGATCTGGGCCTGGACAACGACATCGAGGGCCGTTGTCGGCTCATCGGCTATGACCACCTCGGGCTCAAGCAGGAGGGCAGAGGCTATGATGACACGCTGCTTCATACCTCCCGAGAGCTCGTGGGGGTAGCGGTAGACGATCTCGGGGTCGAGACCCACGAGCTCAAGGTACTTCTGGGCCCTGTCAATGGCATCGTCCTTGCTCATGCCCTTGTGGAGGAGGAGCGGCTCGATCATCTGGTGACCGACGGTGTAAACCGGGTTGAGGGCGTTCATGGCACCCTGGAATATCATGGCTATCTTCTGCCAGCGGACCTCCTTCCTGAGGACGTCCTCTGGGAGACCGACTATCTCCCTGCCATCGATCTTGATGCTGCCTCCGACTATCTTACCCGGTGCGGTGGGCATTCCCATAAGGGTAAAACCGAGGGAGGACTTGCCGCATCCGCTCTCACCGGCAAGTCCCAGCACCTCGCCCTTCTTGAGGTTAAAGGTGAGGTCATCGACGGCCTTGACGACACCCTTGTTGGTGAAGTAATACATCTTGAGGTTCTTAACTTCGAGTACGTTCTTGGCCATTTATACCACCTCACAGCTTCCTGAGCCTCGGGTTGAGTATCTTATCGAGGGCCGTACCTATGAGGACGAAGGTCAGGCCGACGACAGCTATACCGAGCCCGGGCGGGAGGACCCACCACCAGTAGCCCTTAGTCGTCGCCGCCTGCGCCTGAGCCGCGTTGAGTATCTGTCCCCACGTAACAGCCGTCGGGTCTCCGATACCGAGGAAGCTCAGGGAAGCCTCGGCGATAACCGCACCCGGAACGCTAAGGGCTATGACGGCGAACGCGTAGGGCAGGAGCTGCGGCAGTATGTGCTTGAAGATTATCCTTCCGTTGCCGGCACCGAGGGCCCTGGCGGCCTCAATGTAGGTCTGCTCCTTGATCTGGAGGGCCATACTTCTCGCAATCCTCGCTATTCCCATCCATCCGAAGATGACCAACAGCAGGACTATGAACATCAGGGTCACGTGTCCCACCGTGGCACCGATGAGGATGAGTATCGGCAGGCTCGGTATTGAGGCGAAGATCTCGTTGATACGCATCATGAACTCGTCGGCGTTTCCACCGAGGTACGCACTTGTAACTCCATAGACAAGACCTATGAGGGTGCTGAGGACGGAGACGAGTATACCTATGACGAGCGAGACCCTGCTACCCCAGATGATGCCTGCCC of the Thermococcus celericrescens genome contains:
- a CDS encoding EamA family transporter, encoding MRRGYLLVFLAASSWGTLGIFAKYLDGFGLSPFTMVFYRVLFALMLLGTYLELRGIGLSIGRERLKFYAIYGFFSIFLFYTLYFYTVTISSVSFAVLLLYTAPVYSIVLGRLIFKEPLRREKLIALVMVMAGVVLVNGSGAEFSTRALLFGLLTGLTYALYGVLAKLAVRKEEPEKALFYTLLFGLLFLLPFTDFSVPTGAVPYLFALAFFPTFLGYILYNHALKEVEVSRASIVATIEPVVAIVLAFVLFGERLSVAQLAGAALIIGGSVIVHMGEKEGPEEAR
- a CDS encoding NAD+ synthase — protein: MRELDYSAVIGRITGFIRESVDGAGAEGVVVGISGGIDSATVAYLAVEALGKERVLGLIMPYYENRDLDDARLVCESLGIDYKIVNIKPIVDEFERAVGRLDIKSRGNVMARTRMVLLYAHANAMNRLVLGTSNRSEVLTGYFTKWGDGASDYAPLINIYKTEVWEIAKLLGVPERIIKKKPSAGLWEGQTDEDELGISYRLLDEILWRMVDLGMEKAEIARELGISVEMVEYVERLVRGSEHKRRLPVGPTL
- a CDS encoding ABC transporter ATP-binding protein encodes the protein MAEPVLKVENLKKYFPIKRGFVDTIKGAPQKKVHAVDGISFEIYKQQVFALVGESGCGKSTTGKLIVKLLEPTDGRIYLEGNDVTHVKTKEEILNYRRHVQMIFQDPFSSMNPRFRIFDILEEPLLIHGIGETKAEREELIYKALEMVKITPPEDYVGRFPHMLSGGQRQRVAIARALILNPTFVVADEPVSMLDVSIRAEVLELMKELKEKMGVTYLYITHDMSTARYFADWMAVMYLGRIVEMGPVEKVIDNPLHPYTRALLAAVPEPKPERRNVIKELPIKGEVPNAVDIPPGCRFHPRCIYAQKGLCDAKHPQLVEYEHNHFAECHLVGKY
- a CDS encoding ABC transporter ATP-binding protein — encoded protein: MAKNVLEVKNLKMYYFTNKGVVKAVDDLTFNLKKGEVLGLAGESGCGKSSLGFTLMGMPTAPGKIVGGSIKIDGREIVGLPEDVLRKEVRWQKIAMIFQGAMNALNPVYTVGHQMIEPLLLHKGMSKDDAIDRAQKYLELVGLDPEIVYRYPHELSGGMKQRVIIASALLLEPEVVIADEPTTALDVVVQAQIINLLKKLKKELGLSMIFITHDLSILAEISDRVAIMYAGKIVEIGDSEKIYYEPAHPYTQKLLSAIPRLHEDIERLEFIPGQPPNLINPPKGCRFNPRCPYVMQVCKEQEPELKEVDKDHYAACWLL